Part of the Candidatus Purcelliella pentastirinorum genome is shown below.
AATAGGACAATCTTTATTTTTAAATTATTTACCTAATCTTCCATTTACAAAAGTATTATTGGTGTATTGCGGTAAAGAAAAAAAATATGATGAATATACATATAAAAAAATAATAAAATCTATTATAAATACATTAAATTATGTTTCTTATAAAAAAGTATTTTTTTCTATATCTAATATAAATATTATAAATAAAGATGAATATTGGAAAATACGGTTAGGAATAGAATATTTTAGAGAATGTATGTATGAATTTAAAAAATTCAAACGTAATATAAATTCTTCATTATCTCATATATCTAAAGAAATAATATTTCCTATAAAATTAAATAAAGATAAAATAATATATGATAATGCAATAAAAGATGCATTAATCATATCAAATGCTGTTGAATATGTTAAAAACTTATCAAATATGCCTCCAAATATATGTAATTCTAATTATTTAATAAAAAAAACATATAATTTCGCAAATAAACATAAAAATAAAATTAATATAAAAATATTAAAAAAAAATGAAATAGAAAAATTAAATATGAATGCATATTTATCAGTAAGTAATGGTTCTATAAATGAACCAATGATATCAATAATTAAATACAATGGAAATAATAATTTAAAATTAAAACCAATAGTAATAATTGGAAAAGGAGTAACATTTGATTGTGGAGGTATATCAATCAAACCATCATCAAAAATGGATGAAATGAAATATGATATGTGTGGTGCTGCGTCTATATATGGAATAATGCATGTTATATCTGAACTAAATATTCCGTTAAACGTAATTGGTATATCAGTAGTATGTGAAAACATGATAAGTGAAAGATCTTATAGACCAGGGGATATAATAAAAACTATGTCTGGAAAAACAGTAGAAATATTAAACACTGATGCTGAAGGTAGATTAATTTTATGTGATATATTACACTATGTTAGAAAATTTAATCCGGAAATGATTATAGATATTGCAACTTTAACAGGTGCCTGTGTTGTTGCATTAGGACATCATATGAGTGGATTTATGTCAAATAATAAACTATTAATTAAACAAATAATTAAAGCATCAATAGAAACTGGAGATTTAGTG
Proteins encoded:
- a CDS encoding leucyl aminopeptidase, with amino-acid sequence MKFNVKNIDIKKEKNIYIITGIFEKYKLSKYTKIIDAFTRNYISSLFKENIFQNCKIGQSLFLNYLPNLPFTKVLLVYCGKEKKYDEYTYKKIIKSIINTLNYVSYKKVFFSISNINIINKDEYWKIRLGIEYFRECMYEFKKFKRNINSSLSHISKEIIFPIKLNKDKIIYDNAIKDALIISNAVEYVKNLSNMPPNICNSNYLIKKTYNFANKHKNKINIKILKKNEIEKLNMNAYLSVSNGSINEPMISIIKYNGNNNLKLKPIVIIGKGVTFDCGGISIKPSSKMDEMKYDMCGAASIYGIMHVISELNIPLNVIGISVVCENMISERSYRPGDIIKTMSGKTVEILNTDAEGRLILCDILHYVRKFNPEMIIDIATLTGACVVALGHHMSGFMSNNKLLIKQIIKASIETGDLVWNLPISKIYHKNLQSNIADMTNTGIGGAGAITAACFLSKFISKKLSWIHLDIAGTAWHYSKRNYATGRPVKLISQFLINYSSLYKR